The following coding sequences are from one Triticum aestivum cultivar Chinese Spring chromosome 5A, IWGSC CS RefSeq v2.1, whole genome shotgun sequence window:
- the LOC123103590 gene encoding disease resistance protein RPM1 isoform X1: MCQRRRAGSSDIRKQVPKNHLLLLGMAEGIVASLMVKLGVALATQAATFGGSCIAHEVTALRRLFSEMEEIKDELECMQTFLQVSERLRDHDETMATFVRKVRTLSFGIEDVVDEFSCKFCDDHGGAASRAIRKLRRIRTWHRLAFRLVRIKASLKIAVERVKMFNTEGISKVQQPQAHDKKLGPSESAGLVTADCPVGIEHNRDLLIGWLTDEIQQNMVISVWGMGGVGKTTLVTHVYNIIKPRFERHAFITVSQHCRSVDLLRQILKKFCKKDHNVTLSEGIDSMDRESLVEIMQSYLHSRRYVLVLDDLWDANVWFEIRDAFAGGDGSSKIVLTSRIHDVASLAKDKYIIDLRPLESQHSWDLFCKEAFWKMEDKSCPRELEASGQKIVESCDGLPIAIVCIGRLLSFRSQTSYEWEKVQKDIELQLTSNSILDMNLILKVSLEDLSHNLKNCFLFCSLFPEVYRIRRKKLIRFWVSEGFIKRTETRTEEEIAEDYLNELVNRCLLQVTKRNEFGRVRECRMHDVVRVLALSKSKEEMFSAVYDCSKTTSLLGKARRMSIQSADSTLSSHEMTHVRSLLVFDKCVPIDALSASLTSLKLLSVLDLHGIPIKSIPVQVFSLFNLRFLGLRGTEIDVLPKEIKKLQNLEVLDAYNTKITSLPEEMTRLRKLRHLFASGIRDDTDSNVVVSTGVAAPRGKWHSTSLQTLQNFKANDEMLQSIACLSELRTLGTTDIRSGQSASLCSAISKLSKLQHLLVSSKGDEALQLSSVQLPQTIQKLEVGGLLGQATAHNLFTSIRCLENITHLHLWFSMINQDLFRYLQSDCLLSLCILQAFQGEDMSFSAGSFPKLQSLVVHGASQLRRIELEEGSMVNLVRLTVTGCPTLKELPQGVEFLHKLETLQLEITVDDFLEKIQSEEEWEVHQSKISHIKKVYVGFSGNE, from the exons ATGTGCCAGCGACGGCGAGCCGGAAGCAGCGACATCAG GAAGCAAGTTCCCAAGAACCACTTGCTGCTATTAGGCATGGCAGAAGGCATTGTTGCCTCACTGATGGTCAAGCTGGGAGTGGCCTTAGCAACTCAGGCGGCAACATTTGGTGGATCATGCATCGCTCATGAAGTGACTGCTTTGAGAAGGCTCTTCAGTGAGATGGAGGAGATCAAGGATGAGTTGGAGTGCATGCAGACCTTCCTGCAGGTTTCTGAGAGGCTCAGAGACCACGACGAAACAATGGCAACATTTGTTAGGAAGGTACGGACGCTTTCCTTTGGCATCGAGGATGTTGTTGATGAGTTCAGCTGCAAGTTCTGCGACGATCATGGTGGAGCCGCTTCCAGGGCAATACGGAAGCTCAGGCGCATCAGGACATGGCACCGCCTTGCCTTTCGGCTTGTGCGAATCAAAGCCAGCCTAAAAATTGCCGTAGAAAGAGTTAAGATGTTCAACACAGAAGGAATTAGCAAGGTACAACAACCTCAAGCACACGATAAAAAATTGGGACCATCAGAATCTGCTGGCCTTGTAACAGCTGATTGTCCGGTTGGGATTGAGCATAACAGGGACTTGCTGATTGGATGGCTAACAGATGAGATCCAGCAGAACATGGTGATCTCTGTGTGGGGCATGGGTGGAGTCGGAAAGACTACTCTTGTAACTCATGTTTACAACATTATCAAGCCAAGATTTGAGAGACATGCATTCATTACAGTTTCACAACACTGTAGGTCCGTCGATTTGCTAAGACAGATACTGAAAAAGTTCTGCAAGAAGGATCACAATGTAACACTATCTGAAGGCATCGATTCCATGGATCGTGAAAGCCTAGTCGAGATTATGCAAAGTTATCTTCATAGTAGAAGATATGTCCTCGTCTTGGATGATCTATGGGATGCTAATGTTTGGTTCGAAATCCGTGATGCGTTTGCTGGTGGAGATGGTTCCAGTAAGATAGTTCTTACTTCAAGGATCCATGACGTCGCATCACTAGCAAAAGACAAGTACATAATTGATCTGAGACCATTAGAAAGCCAGCATTCATGGGATTTGTTCTGCAAAGAAGCATTTTGGAAAATGGAAGATAAAAGTTGTCCTCGAGAACTGGAAGCATCGGGTCAGAAAATTGTAGAGAGTTGTGACGGCTTGCCAATAGCTATTGTGTGCATAGGACGCCTCTTGTCCTTCAGAAGTCAGACTAGTTATGAATGGGAGAAAGTGCAGAAAGATATTGAGTTGCAGCTAACGAGCAATTCGATCCTTGATATGAACCTCATTTTGAAGGTTAGCTTGGAGGATCTGTCACACAATTTAAAGAACTGTTTCCTGTTTTGTAGTTTGTTTCCAGAGGTCTACAGGATCAGAAGGAAGAAGCTGATCAGATTCTGGGTATCAGAGGGATTCATTAAAAGAactgaaacaagaacagaggaagAGATTGCCGAGGATTACCTGAATGAGCTAGTTAACCGGTGCCTGCTACAAGTTACTAAGAGAAACGAATTTGGACGAGTTCGTGAATGTCGAATGCATGACGTGGTCCGTGTTCTTGCTCTATCAAAATCGAAAGAGGAGATGTTTTCTGCTGTTTATGACTGCTCAAAAACAACCTCTTTACTAGGCAAAGCACGAAGGATGTCAATTCAGAGTGCTGATTCTACGCTTTCAAGTCATGAGATGACACATGTGCGATCGTTACTTGTATTTGACAAATGTGTCCCTATAGATGCTCTAAGTGCTTCACTCACATCACTCAAGTTGTTGTCAGTTTTGGACCTACATGGCATTCCAATAAAAAGTATACCTGTTCAAGTGTTCAGCCTGTTTAATCTGCGATTTTTGGGTTTGCGAGGAACTGAAATTGATGTGCTTCctaaagaaataaaaaaattacaGAACTTAGAAGTACTGGATGCTTACAACACAAAAATTACATCACTGCCAGAAGAAATGACAAGGCTCCGGAAGTTGAGGCATCTCTTTGCATCTGGAATCCGAGATGATACTGACAGCAATGTCGTGGTATCCACTGGTGTAGCTGCTCCTCGAGGCAAATGGCATTCCACTAGTCTGCAGACCCTTCAAAATTTTAAAGCAAATGACGAGATGTTGCAGAGCATTGCATGTTTGTCCGAGTTGAGGACGCTTGGCACTACAGATATAAGATCAGGCCAGTCTGCAAGCTTGTGCAGTGCCATCTCCAAGCTGTCTAAACTTCAACATCTTTTGGTGTCCTCGAAAGGTGATGAAGCGCTTCAGCTTTCGTCTGTTCAGCTGCCCCAAACAATTCAGAAGCTCGAGGTTGGGGGTCTGCTGGGGCAGGCGACAGCACATAACCTCTTCACTTCCATCCGATGCCTTGAGAACATCACTCATCTCCATCTATGGTTCTCAATGATAAATCAAGATCTCTTCCGCTACCTCCAATCAGATTGTTTGTTGTCGCTCTGTATTCTGCAGGCGTTTCAAGGTGAGGATATGTCGTTCTCTGCAGGATCATTTCCCAAACTTCAGTCGCTTGTGGTACACGGTGCATCACAACTCAGGCGGATTGAGTTAGAAGAAGGCTCTATGGTGAACCTGGTCCGCCTTACGGTAACAGGTTGTCCAACACTGAAGGAGCTGCCTCAAGGTGTTgagttcctccacaagctcgaaACGTTGCAGCTCGAGATCACGGTTGATGACTTTCTTGAGAAGATTCAGTCAGAAGAAGAATGGGAGGTACACCAGAGCAAGATTAGTCACATCAAGAAGGTTTATGTTGGATTTTCAGGAAATGAATAA
- the LOC123103590 gene encoding disease resistance protein RPM1 isoform X2, producing the protein MAEGIVASLMVKLGVALATQAATFGGSCIAHEVTALRRLFSEMEEIKDELECMQTFLQVSERLRDHDETMATFVRKVRTLSFGIEDVVDEFSCKFCDDHGGAASRAIRKLRRIRTWHRLAFRLVRIKASLKIAVERVKMFNTEGISKVQQPQAHDKKLGPSESAGLVTADCPVGIEHNRDLLIGWLTDEIQQNMVISVWGMGGVGKTTLVTHVYNIIKPRFERHAFITVSQHCRSVDLLRQILKKFCKKDHNVTLSEGIDSMDRESLVEIMQSYLHSRRYVLVLDDLWDANVWFEIRDAFAGGDGSSKIVLTSRIHDVASLAKDKYIIDLRPLESQHSWDLFCKEAFWKMEDKSCPRELEASGQKIVESCDGLPIAIVCIGRLLSFRSQTSYEWEKVQKDIELQLTSNSILDMNLILKVSLEDLSHNLKNCFLFCSLFPEVYRIRRKKLIRFWVSEGFIKRTETRTEEEIAEDYLNELVNRCLLQVTKRNEFGRVRECRMHDVVRVLALSKSKEEMFSAVYDCSKTTSLLGKARRMSIQSADSTLSSHEMTHVRSLLVFDKCVPIDALSASLTSLKLLSVLDLHGIPIKSIPVQVFSLFNLRFLGLRGTEIDVLPKEIKKLQNLEVLDAYNTKITSLPEEMTRLRKLRHLFASGIRDDTDSNVVVSTGVAAPRGKWHSTSLQTLQNFKANDEMLQSIACLSELRTLGTTDIRSGQSASLCSAISKLSKLQHLLVSSKGDEALQLSSVQLPQTIQKLEVGGLLGQATAHNLFTSIRCLENITHLHLWFSMINQDLFRYLQSDCLLSLCILQAFQGEDMSFSAGSFPKLQSLVVHGASQLRRIELEEGSMVNLVRLTVTGCPTLKELPQGVEFLHKLETLQLEITVDDFLEKIQSEEEWEVHQSKISHIKKVYVGFSGNE; encoded by the coding sequence ATGGCAGAAGGCATTGTTGCCTCACTGATGGTCAAGCTGGGAGTGGCCTTAGCAACTCAGGCGGCAACATTTGGTGGATCATGCATCGCTCATGAAGTGACTGCTTTGAGAAGGCTCTTCAGTGAGATGGAGGAGATCAAGGATGAGTTGGAGTGCATGCAGACCTTCCTGCAGGTTTCTGAGAGGCTCAGAGACCACGACGAAACAATGGCAACATTTGTTAGGAAGGTACGGACGCTTTCCTTTGGCATCGAGGATGTTGTTGATGAGTTCAGCTGCAAGTTCTGCGACGATCATGGTGGAGCCGCTTCCAGGGCAATACGGAAGCTCAGGCGCATCAGGACATGGCACCGCCTTGCCTTTCGGCTTGTGCGAATCAAAGCCAGCCTAAAAATTGCCGTAGAAAGAGTTAAGATGTTCAACACAGAAGGAATTAGCAAGGTACAACAACCTCAAGCACACGATAAAAAATTGGGACCATCAGAATCTGCTGGCCTTGTAACAGCTGATTGTCCGGTTGGGATTGAGCATAACAGGGACTTGCTGATTGGATGGCTAACAGATGAGATCCAGCAGAACATGGTGATCTCTGTGTGGGGCATGGGTGGAGTCGGAAAGACTACTCTTGTAACTCATGTTTACAACATTATCAAGCCAAGATTTGAGAGACATGCATTCATTACAGTTTCACAACACTGTAGGTCCGTCGATTTGCTAAGACAGATACTGAAAAAGTTCTGCAAGAAGGATCACAATGTAACACTATCTGAAGGCATCGATTCCATGGATCGTGAAAGCCTAGTCGAGATTATGCAAAGTTATCTTCATAGTAGAAGATATGTCCTCGTCTTGGATGATCTATGGGATGCTAATGTTTGGTTCGAAATCCGTGATGCGTTTGCTGGTGGAGATGGTTCCAGTAAGATAGTTCTTACTTCAAGGATCCATGACGTCGCATCACTAGCAAAAGACAAGTACATAATTGATCTGAGACCATTAGAAAGCCAGCATTCATGGGATTTGTTCTGCAAAGAAGCATTTTGGAAAATGGAAGATAAAAGTTGTCCTCGAGAACTGGAAGCATCGGGTCAGAAAATTGTAGAGAGTTGTGACGGCTTGCCAATAGCTATTGTGTGCATAGGACGCCTCTTGTCCTTCAGAAGTCAGACTAGTTATGAATGGGAGAAAGTGCAGAAAGATATTGAGTTGCAGCTAACGAGCAATTCGATCCTTGATATGAACCTCATTTTGAAGGTTAGCTTGGAGGATCTGTCACACAATTTAAAGAACTGTTTCCTGTTTTGTAGTTTGTTTCCAGAGGTCTACAGGATCAGAAGGAAGAAGCTGATCAGATTCTGGGTATCAGAGGGATTCATTAAAAGAactgaaacaagaacagaggaagAGATTGCCGAGGATTACCTGAATGAGCTAGTTAACCGGTGCCTGCTACAAGTTACTAAGAGAAACGAATTTGGACGAGTTCGTGAATGTCGAATGCATGACGTGGTCCGTGTTCTTGCTCTATCAAAATCGAAAGAGGAGATGTTTTCTGCTGTTTATGACTGCTCAAAAACAACCTCTTTACTAGGCAAAGCACGAAGGATGTCAATTCAGAGTGCTGATTCTACGCTTTCAAGTCATGAGATGACACATGTGCGATCGTTACTTGTATTTGACAAATGTGTCCCTATAGATGCTCTAAGTGCTTCACTCACATCACTCAAGTTGTTGTCAGTTTTGGACCTACATGGCATTCCAATAAAAAGTATACCTGTTCAAGTGTTCAGCCTGTTTAATCTGCGATTTTTGGGTTTGCGAGGAACTGAAATTGATGTGCTTCctaaagaaataaaaaaattacaGAACTTAGAAGTACTGGATGCTTACAACACAAAAATTACATCACTGCCAGAAGAAATGACAAGGCTCCGGAAGTTGAGGCATCTCTTTGCATCTGGAATCCGAGATGATACTGACAGCAATGTCGTGGTATCCACTGGTGTAGCTGCTCCTCGAGGCAAATGGCATTCCACTAGTCTGCAGACCCTTCAAAATTTTAAAGCAAATGACGAGATGTTGCAGAGCATTGCATGTTTGTCCGAGTTGAGGACGCTTGGCACTACAGATATAAGATCAGGCCAGTCTGCAAGCTTGTGCAGTGCCATCTCCAAGCTGTCTAAACTTCAACATCTTTTGGTGTCCTCGAAAGGTGATGAAGCGCTTCAGCTTTCGTCTGTTCAGCTGCCCCAAACAATTCAGAAGCTCGAGGTTGGGGGTCTGCTGGGGCAGGCGACAGCACATAACCTCTTCACTTCCATCCGATGCCTTGAGAACATCACTCATCTCCATCTATGGTTCTCAATGATAAATCAAGATCTCTTCCGCTACCTCCAATCAGATTGTTTGTTGTCGCTCTGTATTCTGCAGGCGTTTCAAGGTGAGGATATGTCGTTCTCTGCAGGATCATTTCCCAAACTTCAGTCGCTTGTGGTACACGGTGCATCACAACTCAGGCGGATTGAGTTAGAAGAAGGCTCTATGGTGAACCTGGTCCGCCTTACGGTAACAGGTTGTCCAACACTGAAGGAGCTGCCTCAAGGTGTTgagttcctccacaagctcgaaACGTTGCAGCTCGAGATCACGGTTGATGACTTTCTTGAGAAGATTCAGTCAGAAGAAGAATGGGAGGTACACCAGAGCAAGATTAGTCACATCAAGAAGGTTTATGTTGGATTTTCAGGAAATGAATAA
- the LOC123103592 gene encoding zinc finger CCCH domain-containing protein 59 translates to MAAAPSPAPPRILLAGDAHGRLHQLFKRVKSVNQSTGPFHALLCVGQFFPPEAAEGDSPPGDVADYLEGRAAVPIPTYFTGDYGPTAPRLLSKAAADARGFNPGGIEICPNLFWLKGSALFNLHGLSVAYLSGRKGLGGPGCYSQDDVDALRALAEEPGIVDLFLTNEWPAGVVDGADTSKVPPQVLDPQGYDPVVAELVAEIKPRYHIAGTKGVFYAREPYVNDSSPHVTRFIGLANVGNKEKQKFIHAISPTPASTMSSADIHARPPNATLSPYAAPAKSVHAEDTPKRPAESTDLQYWRYDVKRQRQGQTDGSLLCFKYTSSGSCPRGSKCNFRHDEEAREHCQRNVCFDFLNKGKCERGPECRFAHSLTEEAAARDAKPRSERRRVESSCWFCLSSPDVESHLVISIGDGYYCALAKGPLVPDHVLVIPVEHFPTTIAMPVEPEAELRRYKDSLGKYFEKRGRAAVYFEWVSQQSRHANLQAVPVPLSKAANVKKIFHLAAQRLGFEFSVVNPDGDANQGRELLRSQYDGKSGLFYVELPDGTLLLHIIDSGEKFPAQFGREVLAGLLSMADRADWRNCKLSKEEEVKMVDDFKQGFHEFDPAE, encoded by the exons ATGGCCGCCGCCCCGTCACCGGCGCCGCCGCGGATCCTCCTCGCCGGCGATGCCCACGGCCGCCTGCACCAGCTCTTCAAGCGCGTCAAATCG GTGAACCAGTCGACGGGGCCGTTCCACGCGCTGCTCTGTGTGGGGCAGTTCTTCCCGCCCGAGGCCGCCGAGGGGGACAGCCCGCCGGGGGACGTCGCGGACTATCTGGAGGGACGGGCCGCCGTGCCCATCCCGACCTACTTCACCGGCGACTACGGCCCCACTGCGCCTCGCCTCCTCTCGAAGGCTGCTGCCGACGCCCGAGGATTCAACCCCGGTGGCATCGAGATATGCCCCAACCTATTCTGGCTCAAGGGCAGCGCCCTCTTCAACCTCCACG GTTTATCGGTGGCTTACTTGTCCGGAAGGAAAGGGTTAGGAGGGCCTGGCTGCTACAGCCAGGATGATGTTGATGCCCTGCGGGCTCTTGCCGAAGAGCCAGGAATTGTTGATTTGTTCTTGAC TAACGAATGGCCAGCTGGAGTGGTGGATGGCGCTGATACTTCTAAGGTGCCTCCTCAGGTCTTAGATCCTCAGGGGTATGATCCTGTTGTTGCCGAATTGGTTGCTGAGATTAAGCCAAG ATATCACATTGCAGGTACTAAAGGTGTATTTTATGCAAGGGAACCTTATGTGAATGATTCCTCTCCCCATGTTACCCGTTTCATTGGACTTGCTAATGTGGGTAACAAAGAGAAGCAG AAATTTATTCATGCGATTTCTCCTACTCCAGCATCCACCATGTCCAGTGCTGATATTCATGCGAGACCTCCAAATGCTACTTTATCACCATATGCTGCTCCAGCAAAATCTGTTCATGCTGAAGATACTCCAAAGCGTCCTGCTGAAAGCACGGATTTGCAATATTGGCGTTATGATGTCAAGCGGCAACGACAAGGGCAAACTGATGGAAGTCTATTGTGTTTCAAATATACATCCTCAGGGTCCTGTCCTCGAGGGAGTAAATGCAACTTCAGGCACGATGAAGAAGCCAGGGAACACTGTCAGAGAAATGTCTGTTTTGATTTTTTAAACAAGGGAAAATGTGAGAGGGGCCCTGAATGCAGGTTTGCTCACAGCCTTACTGAAGAGGCTGCTGCAAGGGATGCAAAACCCCGTAG TGAACGACGACGTGTTGAGAGCAGTTGCTGGTTCTGTTTGTCAAGTCCAGATGTCGAGTCACATCTTGTTATTAGTATCGGAGATGGTTACTACTGTGCGCTTGCAAAGGGACCACTTGTTCCGGACCACGTTCTAGTGATACCGGTTGAACACTTCCCTACTACAATAGCGATGCCTGTGGAACCTGAGGCAGAGCTCAGGAGATATAAGGATTCACTGGGCAAGTATTTTGAGAAACGAGGAAGAGCAGCAGTATATTTTGAGTGGGTTTCACAGCAGTCTCGCCATGCAAACCTTCAG GCTGTCCCTGTACCATTGTCAAAGGCAGCTAATGTTAAGAAGATCTTTCACCTAGCAGCCCAACGACTGGGATTTGAATTTTCTGTTGTGAATCCAG ATGGTGATGCTAACCAAGGTAGAGAACTGTTAAGGTCGCAGTATGACGGCAAATCGGGCTTGTTTTATGTAGAGCTCCCTGATGGCACACTACTCTTGCATATAATTGACAGTGGTGAGAAGTTCCCTGCCCAGTTTGGACGTGAG GTATTGGCGGGATTGTTAAGCATGGCAGACCGTGCAGACTGGAGGAACTGTAAGCTTTCCAAGGAAGAAGAAGTTAAGATGGTGGATGATTTTAAGCAAGGGTTCCACGAGTTTGATCCTGCTGAATGA